A single region of the Silene latifolia isolate original U9 population chromosome 8, ASM4854445v1, whole genome shotgun sequence genome encodes:
- the LOC141596655 gene encoding uncharacterized protein LOC141596655 isoform X1, whose amino-acid sequence MGVSLYSSSLHFHTPSSTVFNYPNSFTFPPKFNQKIPKNILISHNHNHHGTKMMKTLVPLQGEIPPNALRRKQDPLWRGGFSLGVDLGLSRTGLALSKGFSVRPLTVLNLRGQKLELQIIDIAEKEEVDEFIVGLPKSSDGNETPQSNKVRSVAGRLAVRAAERGWRVYLQDEHGTSVDAMHRMINMGVNKSARHGQIDAYAAVMVLERYFSESGEGTELVWPKQSELQEKIRNGPSQEDDDSFFD is encoded by the exons ATGGGTGTATCACTCTATTCGTCTTCCCTCCATTTTCACACACCTTCATCAACTGTCTTTAACTACCCAAATTCCTTCACTTTTCCCCCAAAATTTAATCAAAAAATACCCAAAAACATCCTAATCTCTCACAATCATAATCATCATGGAACGAAGATGATGAAAACTTTAGTGCCATTGCAAGGTGAAATTCCCCCAAATGCCCTTCGTCGTAAACAAGACCCACTTTGGAGAGGTGGGTTCAGTTTAGGGGTAGATTTGGGATTGTCTCGTACCGGTCTTGCTCTTAGTAAAGGATTCTCTGTTCGCCCTTTAACT GTTTTGAATTTAAGGGGGCAGAAGCTTGAGCTTCAAATTATAGACATTGCAGAAAAGGAG GAAGTAGATGAATTTATAGTAGGATTGCCAAAATCGAGTGATGGAAACGAGACACCTCAATCTAACAAAGTTCGAAGTGTTGCTGGTAGGCTAGCCGTTAGAGCTGCTGAGAG GGGGTGGAGAGTATACTTGCAGGATGAACATGGTACATCAGTTGACGCTATGCATCGAATGATCAATAT GGGTGTTAACAAGTCGGCACGTCATGGACAAATCGATGCCTATGCAGCCGTG ATGGTGCTGGAGAGATATTTCTCGGAATCTGGCGAAGGGACTGAACTGGTATGGCCAAAACAGTCGGAGTTACAGGAAAAGATTCGGAATGGACCTTCTCAAGAAGATGACGATAGTTTCTTTGACTAA
- the LOC141596655 gene encoding uncharacterized protein LOC141596655 isoform X2, which translates to MGVSLYSSSLHFHTPSSTVFNYPNSFTFPPKFNQKIPKNILISHNHNHHGTKMMKTLVPLQGEIPPNALRRKQDPLWRGGFSLGVDLGLSRTGLALSKGFSVRPLTEVDEFIVGLPKSSDGNETPQSNKVRSVAGRLAVRAAERGWRVYLQDEHGTSVDAMHRMINMGVNKSARHGQIDAYAAVMVLERYFSESGEGTELVWPKQSELQEKIRNGPSQEDDDSFFD; encoded by the exons ATGGGTGTATCACTCTATTCGTCTTCCCTCCATTTTCACACACCTTCATCAACTGTCTTTAACTACCCAAATTCCTTCACTTTTCCCCCAAAATTTAATCAAAAAATACCCAAAAACATCCTAATCTCTCACAATCATAATCATCATGGAACGAAGATGATGAAAACTTTAGTGCCATTGCAAGGTGAAATTCCCCCAAATGCCCTTCGTCGTAAACAAGACCCACTTTGGAGAGGTGGGTTCAGTTTAGGGGTAGATTTGGGATTGTCTCGTACCGGTCTTGCTCTTAGTAAAGGATTCTCTGTTCGCCCTTTAACT GAAGTAGATGAATTTATAGTAGGATTGCCAAAATCGAGTGATGGAAACGAGACACCTCAATCTAACAAAGTTCGAAGTGTTGCTGGTAGGCTAGCCGTTAGAGCTGCTGAGAG GGGGTGGAGAGTATACTTGCAGGATGAACATGGTACATCAGTTGACGCTATGCATCGAATGATCAATAT GGGTGTTAACAAGTCGGCACGTCATGGACAAATCGATGCCTATGCAGCCGTG ATGGTGCTGGAGAGATATTTCTCGGAATCTGGCGAAGGGACTGAACTGGTATGGCCAAAACAGTCGGAGTTACAGGAAAAGATTCGGAATGGACCTTCTCAAGAAGATGACGATAGTTTCTTTGACTAA
- the LOC141596656 gene encoding uncharacterized protein LOC141596656: protein MHNRQLTTTTTVPTTKWDTKQILDVLPSYISFYQNSNPKPNRNPNTNAERTTILKWFATLSPPQRVAHLTIMDPTFTQLLLLMLRHVTKHNNHVTFFVLADSPGAPDLLTRRSRGLLARVADESTRRLSSSILLFSSCEGVAASNDVGATDTVSFREEVVADVDEFVGLMDEVSGGGFLSGASEEWAELGLEWAEMRWLKGKGYYSLDEFVANRVEVALRMAWLNSGGGGGGGGGRKRGVKLKEKVKNVVGLGINVYWRKRGCVDWWQRLDHGVKRKIFRTVLGTAAKSMTEDIIKDDTKVSDNDLDLGLGVHQYLECSYRSSSSMSTGDFLQRRAEFGLTSNLGEFSSKLPTSLVCAINRLIVLQAIIALAISPPLEDFDKEKIFFSSLGSVNSVSDVILRKIRGLLMVVSLDSTKFELLEEENRKTTITKSKEKSTATHRKKKGKNRNSKKSSTALKNSDSALVADKTLKVSESRSTCASTSGATLDVPDRSSSAEKGENVEKLQNSVAKKGKQSKKKLRGRLDPSKNLSAGMQTSLSSCSTSKCGREESGSIAVSKKASVDHCNCLTRVEKQDFSPRDTKFVNRHNDSPNSEVGGLGASLKDAPDPCAQSGPALNSVENDEIVSKVVNVNHSANPDICSAAVTPGESHGADRDRDSIIVKREESHGLNKHQDCYKDRVVSKTVPKSFLYRKTVDVKNESVMRHELDNLTRYKGPVFPLCYPSYEWPAAPLRLASFNSQHIPPATDRLHLEVGHNRQNHYQHPFIKQIHQVKSSIDGTGGRIMSRPLPASVDWPPILQTCSYDSTFLARQQATAQQGFVAQCPKKSAVSSEEDGNFSAECYDTSEQLITQEVVDDYDSHWVSEEEYEVHAVSGIDYNQFFGGGVMYWDPSDYRGSGFSRPPSLSSDDSSWAWREADMTRTVDDMVAFSSSYNTNGLNSPSAAPFCSPFESMAPVHQAIGYVRPGPPGNEGKMVHNSSTLTDFEAEESVAGSLASLPSDSDAKSGDSLPYPILRPIIIPNMPRDRSRSEFKGNHDMRSPRVPPNRREHPRIKRPPSPVVLCVPRAPRPPPPSPVGDSKKHRGFPTVRSGSSSPRQWGVRGWFHDGPNFEESHVRVDGAEVVWPSWGNTNFSSRQLAQPLPGAILQDRLIAISQLPHDQEHPDVALPLQPPELLNCPTRKASLPLMQNLLHDEIDAFCKQVATENLTRRPYINWAVKRVTRSLQVLWPRSRTNIFGSNASGLSLPTSDVDLVVCLPPVRNLEPIKEAGILEGRNSIKETCLQHAARYLGNQEWVKSDSLKTVENTAIPIIMLVVDVPHDLVTAPVMTHRHTYSSEQNQLGSGQSFSQTDTVASDNSPSMTGPELFKQDSVSVRLDISFKSPSHTGLQTTELVKQLTDQFPAAVPLALVLKQFLADRSLDQSYSGGLSSYCLVLLITRFLQHEHHLGRPINQNLGNLFMDFLYFFGNVFDPRQMRISIQGSGLYINRERGYSIDPIYIDDPLFPTNNVGRNCFRIHQCIKAFADAYSILESELSCLGVAVDENTTPQHRLLQKIIPSLSLP from the exons atgcaCAACCGTCAACTGACAACCACAACCACCGTACCAACCACCAAATGGGACACCAAACAAATCCTCGACGTCCTCCCTTCTTACATCTCATTTTACCAAAACTCGAATCCGAAACCGAACCGAAACCCGAACACCAACGCGGAACGAACCACGATCTTAAAATGGTTTGCCACGCTGTCACCTCCACAACGCGTGGCACACCTCACCATCATGGACCCCACCTTTACTCAACTCCTCCTCCTCATGCTCCGCCACGTCACCAAGCACAACAACCACGTCACCTTCTTCGTCCTCGCTGACTCGCCTGGAGCGCCTGACCTCCTCACGCGCCGATCACGTGGATTACTCGCCCGAGTTGCCGACGAGTCGACTCGCCGGCTCTCCTCGTCAATCCTCCTCTTCTCTTCTTGTGAGGGCGTTGCGGCTTCAAACGACGTCGGTGCGACCGATACGGTGTCGTTTCGGGAGGAGGTGGTTGCTGACGTGGATGAGTTTGTTGGATTGATGGATGAGGTATCAGGGGGCGGGTTTTTAAGCGGAGCGTCAGAGGAATGGGCGGAGCTAGGGTTAGAGTGGGCGGAGATGCGGTGGTTGAAGGGGAAGGGGTATTATAGCTTGGATGAGTTCGTGGCGAATCGAGTTGAGGTTGCATTGCGAATGGCGTGGTTGAATAGTGGCGgtggcggtggtggaggtggaggGAGGAAGAGAGGGGTtaaattgaaggagaaggtgaAGAATGTGGTAGGGTTAGGGATTAATGTGTATTGGAGGAAGAGAGGTTGTGTTGATTGGTGGCAGAGGTTGGATCATGGTGTTAAACGGAAGATTTTTCGGACGGTTTTAGGGACGGCTGCCAAATCTATG ACTGAGGATATTATAAAAGATGACACCAAAGTTTCGGATAATGATTTGGATCTTGGTTTGGGAGTGCATCAATATTTGGAATGTAGTTATCGTAGTTCATCCAGCATGTCCACTGGAGATTTTTTACAAAGACGTGCTGAGTTTGGTTTGACCTCAAATCTGGGTGAATTCTCCTCCAAGCTTCCTACTTCGTTAGTGTGTGCCATAAATAGGCTGATTGTACTTCAAGCTATAATAGCTCTGGCCATAAGCCCTCCTCTTGAGGATTTTGATAAAGAGAAGATCTTTTTCAGCTCTTTGGGTTCTGTCAATTCGGTTTCAGatgttattttaaggaaaattagAGGATTGCTTATGGTGGTTTCACTTGATTCTACTAAGTTTGAGCTATTGGAGGAGGAAAATCGAAAGACTACGATTACCAAATCCAAAGAGAAGTCAACAGCAACCCATCGTAAGAAGAAGGGGAAGAACCGTAATTCAAAAAAGTCAAGTACTGCCCTGAAAAATTCTGATAGTGCCTTGGTAGCAGACAAAACTCTCAAG GTTAGTGAATCTCGTTCAACGTGTGCGAGCACATCTGGTGCTACTCTTGATGTACCTGATAGGTCAAGCTCTGCGGAAAAGGGG GAAAATGTTGAGAAATTGCAAAATTCTGTTGCAAAAAAAGGAAAACAGAGTAAAAAGAAGCTCCGTGGGAGGCTTGACCCTTCAAAAAATTTGTCAGCCGGAATGCAGACCTCTTTGTCTTCCTGCAGTACTTCAAAATGTGGGAGAGAGGAGAGTGGTTCGATTGCTGTATCGAAAAAAGCTTCAGTAGATCATTGTAATTGTTTAACAAGGGTTGAGAAGCAGGATTTTTCGCCTCGTGACACCAAGTTTGTAAATAGACACAATGATTCACCTAACAGTGAAGTAGGAGGCTTGGGTGCTTCTCTGAAAGATGCGCCTGATCCTTGTGCTCAGTCTGGGCCAGCTTTAAATAGTGTGGAGAATGATGAAATTGTTTCCAAAGTAGTGAATGTGAATCATTCTGCAAATCCGGATATATGTTCTGCTGCAGTGACACCAGGAGAATCTCACGGAGCTGATCGTGACAGGGATTCTATTATAGTGAAGAGAGAGGAGTCTCATGGTCTTAACAAACATCAAGACTGTTATAAGGATCGTGTTGTCAGCAAAACAGTTCCAAAATCATTCTTATATCGGAAAACTGTGGATGTGAAAAATGAATCTGTCATGAGGCATGAACTAGATAATCTTACTAGGTATAAGGGACCAGTATTTCCATTATGTTATCCATCGTATGAGTGGCCCGCTGCTCCTCTTCGTTTGGCTAGCTTCAACTCGCAACATATTCCTCCTGCTACTGATAGATTGCACTTAGAGGTTGGTCACAACCGGCAAAATCACTATCAACATCCCTTTATAAAGCAAATACATCAAGTGAAGTCTTCCATCGATGGAACTGGTGGCAGGATTATGTCGCGACCACTACCTGCAAGTGTAGATTGGCCTCCCATATTACAGACTTGCAGCTATGATTCCACATTTCTTGCCAGGCAACAAGCTACAGCACAACAAGGTTTTGTTGCTCAATGTCCTAAAAAAAGTGCAGTGAGTAGTGAGGAAGATGGAAATTTTTCTGCAGAGTGCTATGACACATCTGAACAGTTGATCACACAAGAAGTAGTTGATGACTATGATAGCCATTGGGTATCCGAAGAAGAATATGAAGTACATGCTGTCTCTGGCATAGACTATAATCAGTTTTTTGGCGGCGGCGTTATGTATTGGGATCCTTCTGATTATCGAGGTAGTGGCTTCTCTCGCCCTCCGTCACTTAGCTCTGATGACAGTTCTTGGGCTTGGCGTGAAGCTGATATGACCAGAACTGTTGATGACATGGTTGCATTTTCGTCATCTTATAATACTAATGGATTAAACTCTCCATCTGCTGCTCCATTTTGTTCCCCTTTTGAATCAATGGCTCCCGTACACCAAGCGATAGGTTATGTTAGGCCAGGTCCGCCAGGAAATGAAGGAAAAATGGTACATAATTCTTCAACTTTGACAGATTTTGAAGCAGAAGAAAGTGTTGCTGGATCGTTAGCAAGTTTACCTAGTGATAGTGATGCCAAATCTGGAGATTCACTTCCTTACCCAATTCTGAGGCCTATTATAATTCCTAATATGCCCAGGGATAGATCAAGATCTGAGTTCAAGGGCAATCATGATATGAGAAGTCCTCGTGTTCCTCCTAACAGGCGTGAGCATCCTAGAATTAAACGGCCGCCCTCACCTGTAGTGCTCTGTGTCCCACGTGCTCCTCGTCCTCCTCCACCGTCACCTGTAGGAGACTCAAAAAAGCATAGGGGTTTCCCAACAGTTAGATCTGGTAGCTCTAGCCCGAGACAGTGGGGTGTAAGAGGGTGGTTTCATGATGGACCTAATTTTGAGGAATCACATGTACGTGTTGACGGTGCCGAGGTGGTATGGCCATCGTGGGGAAATACTAACTTTTCTTCTCGGCAACTAGCTCAACCTTTACCTGGAGCAATACTGCAGGATCGCCTGATTGCAATCTCCCAATTACCTCATGATCAGGAACAT CCAGATGTCGCACTTCCCCTGCAACCTCCTGAGTTGTTAAATTGTCCTACACGAAAGGCATCTCTCCCTCTGATGCAAAACCTTCTTCATGACGAGATTGACGCCTTTTGTAAGCAG GTTGCTACTGAGAACTTAACTAGGAGGCCTTACATAAATTGGGCTGTTAAGCGAGTGACACGCTCCCTCCAAGTTCTTTGGCCTCGTTCTAGGACAAATATATTTGGTTCTAATGCATCTGGCTTATCCCTTCCAACAAGCGATGTGGATCTTGTTGTTTGTCTTCCTCCAGTGAGAAACTTG GAACCCATAAAAGAAGCTGGAATCTTGGAAGGTCGTAATAGTATAAAAGAGACGTGTTTACAG CATGCTGCTAGGTATCTGGGAAACCAGGAGTGGGTAAAATCTGATTCTTTAAAAACTGTGGAGAATACAGCG ATTCCCATTATCATGCTTGTGGTTGACGTTCCTCATGACTTAGTGACTGCACCTGTTATGACTCATCGTCACACTTATTCAAGTGAGCAAAATCAATTAGGTAGTGGTCAAAGTTTTAGTCAAACTGATACTGTTGCTTCAGACAATTCTCCCTCAATGACGGGCCCAGAGCTGTTCAAGCAAGATTCTGTATCAGTGCGCCTTGACATTAGCTTCAAGTCACCATCACATACAGGGCTACAAACAACAGAATTG GTGAAACAGCTCACTGATCAGTTTCCTGCAGCTGTTCCGCTCGCTTTGGTTTTAAAGCAGTTCTTAGCAGATCGCAGCCTTGATCAGTCATATTCTGGGGGTTTGAGTTCGTACTGTTTG GTGCTGCTAATAACACGGTTCCTCCAACACGAACATCATCTTGGCCGGCCTATTAACCAA AATCTTGGAAACCTTTTCATGGATTTTCTTTACTTTTTTGG GAATGTCTTCGATCCTCGACAAATGCGGATCTCAATACAAGGGAGTGGGTTATATATAAATAGAGAAAGAGGATATAG CATTGATCCAATTTATATCGATGATCCTCTCTTTCCAACAAATAACGTGGGGAGAAATTGCTTTCGGATACATCAGTGTATAAAG GCATTTGCAGATGCTTATTCCATATTGGAAAGTGAACTTTCTTGCCTTGGTGTTGCGGTCGATGAGAACACAACACCACAGCACCGACTTCTTCAAAAGATCATACCTAGTCTAAGTCTTCCATAA
- the LOC141596659 gene encoding tubulin-folding cofactor B, which produces MASRLQMEGDDSVLLHVTHSNFKTFNADVRFSLQMSVEAVKDKLWKKCGTAVDSMSLELYDDAGSRLALLSDNSAPFGFYSPLNGYRLHIVDLDPSSITSGGWLDDTSLVQKYEISEEDYEKRQGTFRKFKEKLPHQNPTSTSAKVPHNYMENLCTNIKVGDRCQVQPGDKRGVVKYVGQAENLGPGFWVGIQYDEPLGKHDGMVRGTRYFDCPQLHGGIVRPDKVQVGDFPERDLFEEDEI; this is translated from the exons ATGGCGTCTCGGCTGCAAATGGAGGGAGACGACTCTGTGCTATTGCACGTCACTCATTCTAACTTTAAAACCTTCAACGCCGATGTCCGCTTTTCACTTCAG ATGTCGGTTGAAGCTGTAAAAGATAAGCTCTGGAAAAAATGTGGAACTGCTGTTGACTCTATGTCTCTTGAGCTTTACGATGATGCCGGTTCCAGACTTGCGTTGCTCTCTGATAATTCTGCACCTTTTGGCTTCTACTCTCCTTTAAACGG ATATCGGCTTCATATTGTAGATCTTGATCCTTCATCAATTACTTCCGGTGGCTGGCTGGATGACACCTCTTTGGTTCAAAAATATGAAATTTCTGAAGAAGACTATGAAAAGCGTCAAG GCACATTCAGAAAATTCAAGGAAAAACTACCCCATCAAAATCCTACAAGTACTAGTGCTAAG GTACCTCACAATTACATGGAAAATTTGTGTACTAACATTAAG GTGGGAGATAGATGTCAAGTTCAACCGGGAGACAAAAGGGGTGTTGTCAAATATGTAGGGCAAGCAGAAAATCTTGGCCCGGGTTTCTGGGTTGGAATTCAGTATGATGAGCCACTAGGGAAACACGATGGAAT GGTTCGAGGTACTCGTTATTTCGATTGTCCCCAACTTCATGGTGGGATCGTTAGACCTGACAAAGTACAG GTGGGAGATTTTCCTGAACGAGATTTGTTCGAAGAGGACGAAATTTAG